One segment of Geomonas ferrireducens DNA contains the following:
- a CDS encoding cytochrome c biogenesis protein ResB — translation MLKKLYATFCSLNLGLWLMTGVMVTLAIGSFSKASSEGGGLNDMPLLFWLQRAPLGYSWWLWLCIACIAVLFVNALVCSIDALRKKGRSVAPHLMHAGFLLIVLAHLLSAYGGFKQQLQLPQGDSFGFPDGERVVVERITGDVGPMGMMSGYRADLRTADGVHGVQPNHPLFHKGYGIYIKDVALSPVPVALFEVHREPGALAAFVGALLFTVGNLMLLAQRRGR, via the coding sequence TTGCTGAAAAAACTCTACGCCACTTTCTGCTCGCTGAACTTAGGCCTCTGGCTCATGACCGGCGTCATGGTCACGCTGGCCATAGGCTCCTTCTCGAAGGCCAGCTCCGAGGGGGGCGGGTTGAACGACATGCCGCTTCTTTTCTGGCTGCAGAGGGCTCCGCTTGGCTACTCCTGGTGGCTCTGGCTCTGCATCGCCTGCATCGCGGTCCTTTTCGTGAATGCGCTCGTCTGCTCCATCGACGCCCTCAGGAAAAAGGGACGCAGCGTGGCGCCGCACCTCATGCACGCGGGCTTCCTGCTCATCGTCCTCGCCCACCTGCTCTCCGCCTACGGCGGTTTCAAGCAACAACTGCAGCTCCCCCAGGGGGATTCCTTCGGATTCCCGGACGGCGAGCGGGTCGTGGTCGAGCGGATCACCGGCGACGTCGGGCCGATGGGGATGATGAGCGGCTACCGCGCCGACCTGCGGACGGCGGACGGGGTGCACGGCGTGCAACCGAATCACCCCCTTTTCCACAAGGGGTACGGCATCTACATAAAGGACGTGGCGCTGAGCCCTGTGCCGGTGGCGCTCTTTGAGGTGCACCGGGAGCCCGGGGCGCTGGCCGCGTTCGTGGGGGCTTTGCTCTTTACCG